The following proteins come from a genomic window of Actinopolyspora saharensis:
- a CDS encoding dienelactone hydrolase family protein — protein sequence MDAERGKHEAGAAEVAEGEVLLPASGNSSGERLGGDLAGLDNRDGLVVFVHGSGSSRHSPRNRAVATGLNRAGFATLLMDLLTPTEHTSDERTGRLRFDVELLTNRVLGVLDWVSGRAELNTRGVGLFGASTGAAAALGAAARRPRAVRAVVSRGGRPDLAPERPEDVHTPTLLIVGGRDGEVLQLNENVARRIPAEQEVHRVPGATHLFEEEGALEQVGQAARAWFAHYLFEPSATSS from the coding sequence GTGGACGCTGAACGAGGGAAGCACGAGGCGGGCGCCGCCGAGGTCGCGGAGGGGGAGGTTCTGCTGCCCGCGAGCGGGAACTCCTCCGGTGAGCGCCTGGGTGGCGATCTGGCCGGGCTCGACAACCGCGACGGCTTGGTCGTGTTCGTGCACGGCAGTGGTTCCTCGCGGCACAGCCCGCGGAACAGGGCCGTGGCGACCGGGTTGAACCGGGCCGGGTTCGCCACCCTGCTGATGGATCTGCTCACTCCGACCGAGCACACCTCGGACGAGCGGACGGGCAGGCTGCGCTTCGACGTCGAGCTGCTGACCAACCGCGTGCTGGGGGTGCTCGACTGGGTCTCCGGACGTGCCGAGTTGAACACGCGCGGGGTGGGGCTGTTCGGGGCGAGCACCGGGGCCGCCGCCGCGCTCGGGGCCGCCGCGCGCCGTCCGCGGGCGGTCCGGGCGGTCGTCTCGCGCGGTGGTCGTCCCGACCTCGCGCCGGAGCGGCCGGAAGACGTGCACACGCCCACCCTGCTGATCGTCGGGGGGCGGGACGGCGAGGTGCTGCAGCTCAACGAGAACGTCGCCAGGCGGATCCCGGCGGAGCAGGAGGTCCACCGGGTTCCCGGGGCGACGCACCTGTTCGAGGAGGAGGGGGCGTTGGAACAGGTGGGCCAGGCAGCGCGGGCGTGGTTCGCCCACTACCTGTTCGAACCCTCCGCCACGTCGTCCTGA
- a CDS encoding 3-hydroxybutyryl-CoA dehydrogenase has product MEQIQRLGVVGGGLMGSGIAEVGARAGLDVVVSEVDDSAAEAASSRIRKSLDRAVRNGKLEETERDAALGRLRFATSLGEHADRQLVVEAVAENPEVKSSVFGELDRVVTDREAILASNTSSIPIAQLAAATERPGKVLGIHFFNPVPVLKLVELVPALVTEESTVDRAAAFAVDQLGKQAIRAQDRAGFVVNALLVPYLLSAVRMFESGFASAEDIDNGMVLGCAHPMGPLTLADMVGLDTVVAIADSMYAEYRDPSHAAPPLLRRMVDAGLYGKKSGRGFYNYS; this is encoded by the coding sequence GTGGAGCAGATCCAACGACTGGGGGTCGTGGGCGGCGGCCTGATGGGCTCCGGTATCGCCGAGGTGGGCGCCCGCGCCGGGCTCGACGTGGTGGTTTCCGAGGTGGACGACTCGGCCGCTGAGGCTGCGAGCTCGCGGATCCGGAAGTCGCTGGACCGCGCCGTGCGCAACGGCAAGCTGGAGGAGACCGAGCGGGACGCGGCTCTCGGGCGGCTGCGGTTCGCCACGAGCCTGGGCGAGCACGCGGACCGACAGCTGGTCGTCGAGGCGGTGGCGGAGAACCCCGAGGTCAAGAGCTCGGTGTTCGGCGAGCTGGACCGGGTGGTCACCGACCGGGAGGCGATTCTGGCCTCGAACACCTCCTCGATCCCGATCGCGCAGCTGGCCGCTGCCACCGAGCGGCCGGGCAAGGTGCTCGGCATCCACTTCTTCAACCCGGTGCCGGTGCTGAAGCTGGTCGAGCTGGTTCCCGCGCTGGTGACCGAGGAGAGCACGGTGGATCGGGCCGCGGCGTTCGCGGTCGATCAGCTGGGCAAGCAGGCGATCCGCGCGCAGGACCGGGCCGGTTTCGTGGTCAACGCCCTGCTGGTTCCGTACCTGCTCTCGGCCGTGAGGATGTTCGAGAGCGGTTTCGCCTCGGCCGAGGACATCGACAACGGCATGGTGCTGGGGTGCGCTCACCCGATGGGGCCGTTGACCCTGGCCGACATGGTCGGGCTGGACACGGTTGTCGCCATCGCCGACTCGATGTACGCCGAGTACAGGGATCCGAGCCACGCGGCGCCGCCGCTGCTGCGCCGGATGGTCGACGCGGGGTTGTACGGCAAGAAGTCGGGCAGGGGCTTCTACAACTACTCCTGA
- a CDS encoding GntR family transcriptional regulator yields MSRPPTTQQFVLAELRRAILARELLPNQPIRQDSVARGLGVSRVPLREALKILEAEGQVVYRPHRGYTVAELSLPDLLEVYRLRELLESEAVTLAVDHYGAAELERVEREHRAVVDAAERDDLVEMIAANRRFHFALLEPAGMPRFMRVIRTLWDATDAYRAVYYNSADNRSRVLDEHEAIVRAAREYDGAELVRLLRAHRQHAVESLRETVDTGDSSGWSSGGSSGAVPRAES; encoded by the coding sequence ATGTCCCGACCGCCTACCACCCAGCAGTTCGTCCTGGCCGAACTGCGCAGGGCGATCCTTGCGCGCGAGCTCCTGCCCAACCAGCCCATAAGACAGGACAGCGTGGCCCGTGGTCTCGGAGTCAGCCGCGTACCGCTCCGGGAGGCGCTGAAGATCCTCGAGGCCGAGGGGCAGGTGGTGTACCGCCCGCACCGCGGCTACACGGTGGCCGAGCTCTCGCTGCCCGACCTGCTGGAGGTCTACCGGTTGCGCGAGCTGCTGGAGTCCGAGGCCGTCACCCTGGCGGTGGATCACTACGGAGCGGCGGAGCTGGAGCGCGTCGAGCGGGAGCACCGCGCGGTGGTCGACGCGGCCGAGCGCGACGACCTGGTCGAGATGATCGCGGCCAACCGCAGGTTCCACTTCGCCCTGCTGGAGCCCGCCGGGATGCCGCGGTTCATGCGCGTGATCCGCACGCTGTGGGACGCCACCGACGCCTACCGCGCCGTGTACTACAACTCCGCGGACAACCGCTCCAGGGTGCTCGACGAGCACGAGGCGATCGTGCGGGCCGCACGCGAGTACGACGGCGCCGAACTCGTCCGGTTGTTGCGCGCGCACCGGCAGCACGCCGTGGAATCGCTGCGGGAGACGGTCGACACCGGGGATTCCTCCGGGTGGAGCTCCGGCGGGAGCAGCGGAGCGGTTCCCCGAGCGGAGTCGTGA
- a CDS encoding CaiB/BaiF CoA transferase family protein: MTRTLPLEGVLVADFSRVLAGPYATMMLADLGATVVKVERPETGDDTRAWGPPWTEGSSAYFESLNRGKRSVTLDLTVEEDRAAAVELAGRADVLVENHKPGALKRYGLDYPALSVDNPGLLYVSISGFGSAEGADLAGYDFVVQAVGGLMSITGDPGGPPTKVGVAVVDVLTGKDAALGIMAALRQRESTGRGQHIEVNLLSSLLSGLVNQAGSFLATGESPERMGNRHPSIAPYETLRCEDTLLAVAVGNDEQFRRLTETLGLVGMADDTRFATNADRVRNREALVAELENVLGARPAAAWQQRLRRVGIACGQVNDLAGAVRYAESLGLDPTVTPSGGGTPGMRFPVDLPGAARTLPTAPPALGEHTVEVLDWLSRPYSHPLGGPEPETRVSDVSGNGPNGRIS; the protein is encoded by the coding sequence ATGACGCGGACACTGCCGCTGGAGGGGGTGCTGGTCGCCGACTTCAGCCGGGTGCTCGCGGGGCCCTACGCGACGATGATGCTCGCTGATCTCGGGGCCACCGTCGTCAAGGTGGAACGTCCGGAAACCGGGGACGACACCCGAGCCTGGGGTCCTCCGTGGACGGAGGGGAGCTCCGCGTACTTCGAATCGCTGAACAGGGGCAAGCGCAGCGTCACCCTGGACCTGACCGTCGAGGAGGACCGCGCCGCAGCGGTCGAGCTCGCAGGCAGGGCGGACGTTCTGGTGGAGAACCACAAGCCGGGGGCGCTGAAGCGCTACGGGCTGGACTACCCCGCGCTCAGCGTCGACAACCCCGGCCTGCTCTACGTCTCGATCTCCGGCTTCGGCAGTGCCGAGGGTGCGGACCTGGCCGGGTACGACTTCGTGGTGCAGGCGGTGGGCGGTCTGATGAGCATCACCGGCGATCCGGGCGGTCCGCCGACCAAGGTGGGAGTGGCCGTCGTCGACGTGCTCACCGGCAAGGACGCGGCGCTGGGGATCATGGCCGCGCTGCGGCAGCGGGAGTCGACCGGCCGGGGCCAGCACATCGAGGTCAACCTGCTTTCCAGCCTGCTGTCCGGTCTGGTCAATCAGGCCGGAAGTTTCCTGGCCACTGGAGAGAGCCCCGAACGCATGGGCAACCGGCACCCGAGCATCGCCCCGTACGAGACCCTGCGCTGCGAGGACACCCTGCTGGCCGTCGCGGTGGGCAATGACGAGCAGTTCCGCAGGCTCACGGAGACCCTCGGGCTGGTCGGCATGGCCGATGACACGCGGTTCGCGACGAACGCCGACCGGGTGCGCAACAGGGAGGCGCTCGTCGCGGAACTGGAGAACGTGCTCGGCGCCAGACCGGCCGCGGCGTGGCAGCAACGGCTGCGAAGAGTGGGCATAGCCTGCGGTCAGGTCAACGATCTCGCCGGAGCCGTGCGGTACGCGGAGTCGCTCGGCCTCGACCCGACGGTCACCCCCTCCGGCGGTGGAACACCGGGGATGCGTTTTCCGGTCGACCTCCCCGGAGCGGCGCGGACCCTTCCGACCGCTCCGCCCGCGCTGGGCGAGCACACCGTCGAGGTGCTCGACTGGCTGTCCCGTCCGTACTCCCACCCCCTCGGCGGCCCCGAGCCGGAAACGCGGGTTTCCGACGTGTCCGGGAACGGGCCGAACGGCCGAATCTCCTGA
- a CDS encoding acyl-CoA dehydrogenase family protein yields MNSGKRPAFDPRDPIGIDDELSSEQLAVRDSVRALCRDRVRPHVAEWFERGEFPRARELARELGELGVLGMHLDGYGCAGMSAVDYGVVCEELEACDSGLRSLVSVQGSLAMFAMWRWGSEEQKQHWLPSMAAGESIGCFGLTEPDHGSDPSSMRTSACRDGSDWVLNGRKMWITNGSIADVAVVWAQTEEGVRGFVVPTDTPGFAAPEIEHKLSLRASVTSELVLDEVRLPAEAVLPEAVGLRGPLSCLNEARYGIVWGACGAGRSCLETALEYSTTREQFGKPLAGHQLTQSKLADMAVRVQNGRLLALHLGRRKDAGTLLPQQVSFGKLDNVRGALEVARTSRTLLGANGISMEYPIMRHMTNLESVLTYEGTSEMHALTIGSALTGVDAFRG; encoded by the coding sequence ATGAACTCCGGAAAGCGCCCCGCCTTCGATCCGCGCGACCCGATCGGGATCGACGACGAGCTCAGCTCCGAGCAACTGGCCGTCCGGGACAGCGTGCGCGCGCTGTGCCGGGATCGCGTGCGGCCACACGTGGCCGAGTGGTTCGAACGCGGCGAGTTTCCCCGTGCCCGTGAGCTGGCTCGCGAGCTGGGTGAGCTCGGCGTGCTCGGTATGCACCTGGACGGGTACGGGTGCGCGGGGATGTCCGCAGTGGACTACGGGGTGGTCTGCGAGGAACTCGAGGCCTGCGACTCCGGGCTGCGCTCGCTGGTCTCGGTGCAGGGGTCGCTGGCCATGTTCGCGATGTGGCGCTGGGGTTCGGAGGAGCAGAAGCAGCACTGGCTGCCGAGCATGGCCGCGGGAGAGTCGATCGGCTGCTTCGGGCTGACCGAGCCGGATCACGGCTCGGACCCGTCCTCGATGCGGACCTCGGCTTGCAGGGACGGCTCGGACTGGGTGCTCAACGGACGCAAGATGTGGATCACCAACGGCAGCATCGCCGATGTGGCCGTAGTGTGGGCCCAGACCGAGGAGGGCGTGCGCGGTTTCGTGGTCCCGACCGACACTCCGGGGTTCGCGGCACCGGAGATCGAGCACAAGCTGTCCCTGCGCGCCTCGGTGACCAGCGAGCTGGTGCTCGACGAGGTCCGGCTGCCCGCCGAGGCGGTGCTGCCGGAGGCCGTGGGATTGCGCGGGCCGCTGAGCTGCTTGAACGAGGCCCGCTACGGAATCGTGTGGGGGGCCTGCGGAGCGGGGCGCAGCTGCCTGGAAACGGCGCTGGAGTACTCGACCACCCGCGAGCAGTTCGGCAAGCCCCTGGCGGGGCACCAGCTGACGCAGTCCAAGCTCGCCGACATGGCCGTGCGGGTGCAGAACGGACGTCTGCTCGCGCTGCACCTCGGTCGGCGCAAGGACGCGGGGACGCTGCTGCCCCAGCAGGTCAGCTTCGGCAAGCTGGACAACGTGCGCGGTGCTCTCGAGGTCGCGCGCACCTCGAGGACCCTGCTCGGCGCCAACGGCATCTCGATGGAGTACCCGATCATGCGCCACATGACCAATCTGGAGTCCGTGCTCACCTACGAGGGCACCTCCGAGATGCACGCGCTGACCATCGGGTCGGCACTGACCGGTGTGGACGCCTTCCGCGGCTAG
- a CDS encoding MFS transporter produces the protein MARVPVSVRPRTAYGPGRVVPAVSGVVTIGILPVFLVGGLGVQLQEGLDFGPAVLGLGVAGFFAVAALFSRPMGWVAERIGTVTSLRVAATGSSLCLVGTAVAPNWFWLLAVLWLAGVPNALGQPASNSLIARCVPLRHRATAFGVKQAAIPTATLLSGVAVPTVALTLGWRWAFAMAAFAGVCVVLLSPVRVRAEQSAGPTSTEERGASPGRGVLLLIAAAAGLGSAAANSLGSFVTTTGVHVGFTQASAGMVLVVGSAVGLCMRLAVGVLTDRRNPDPIVMITLMLLVGSAGFALMALSVPLVFPVGAVIGFGAGWAWPGLLNFAVAALYPDRVAGATSISQTGVYVGGSSGPLLFGVLASHAGLSAAWMAAGGVAVLGGVLLWLASRSVAAQRSG, from the coding sequence ATGGCCAGAGTTCCCGTGAGCGTGCGACCGCGTACCGCTTACGGCCCGGGACGCGTGGTTCCGGCGGTGTCGGGAGTGGTCACCATCGGAATACTCCCGGTCTTCCTGGTCGGTGGACTCGGCGTGCAGCTGCAGGAGGGGCTGGACTTCGGTCCTGCCGTGCTCGGCCTGGGGGTGGCGGGGTTCTTCGCGGTCGCGGCCCTGTTCTCCCGCCCCATGGGATGGGTGGCCGAACGGATCGGGACGGTCACCTCGCTGCGGGTGGCTGCCACGGGCAGCTCGCTGTGCCTGGTGGGGACGGCCGTGGCGCCGAACTGGTTCTGGCTGTTGGCGGTGCTGTGGCTCGCGGGAGTGCCGAACGCGCTCGGGCAGCCCGCCTCGAACTCGTTGATCGCCCGGTGCGTACCGCTGCGTCACCGGGCCACGGCCTTCGGGGTCAAGCAGGCCGCGATCCCCACGGCCACCCTCCTGTCCGGGGTGGCCGTGCCGACCGTCGCACTGACGCTCGGCTGGCGCTGGGCGTTCGCGATGGCGGCGTTCGCCGGGGTGTGCGTCGTGCTGCTGTCACCGGTGCGGGTGCGCGCGGAGCAGTCCGCCGGTCCCACCTCCACCGAGGAACGAGGGGCGTCGCCGGGGAGGGGAGTGCTGCTGCTGATCGCGGCGGCCGCCGGGCTCGGCTCGGCGGCGGCCAACTCACTGGGCTCCTTCGTGACAACGACGGGTGTGCACGTGGGGTTCACCCAGGCTTCCGCCGGGATGGTGCTGGTCGTGGGGTCGGCAGTGGGGCTGTGCATGCGGCTGGCGGTCGGGGTGCTGACCGACCGCAGAAATCCCGATCCGATCGTGATGATCACGTTGATGCTGCTGGTCGGCTCCGCGGGGTTCGCTCTCATGGCGTTGTCGGTTCCGCTCGTCTTCCCGGTGGGAGCCGTGATCGGTTTCGGAGCGGGATGGGCCTGGCCGGGGTTGCTCAACTTCGCCGTGGCCGCGCTGTATCCCGATCGTGTGGCAGGGGCCACCTCGATCAGCCAGACCGGGGTGTACGTCGGTGGCAGCAGCGGCCCGCTGCTGTTCGGGGTGCTGGCCTCCCACGCGGGTCTGTCCGCGGCGTGGATGGCCGCTGGTGGTGTCGCCGTGCTCGGGGGCGTGCTGCTGTGGCTCGCCAGCAGGAGCGTCGCGGCGCAGCGCTCCGGCTGA
- a CDS encoding sensor histidine kinase: MGLLRGGTVGASGTAPGARGKPSRRGASLDVGLVLVLAGCHVLVMLLSPHPSEPFWWWSVLLSMPAFGSLLLRRHLPWVSLSVLLAVIILLTWLDEPVGSLNLAVLASVYSVCVRGGLPATLGAGTAAMAWPVSKLPLMSGGAGTVMLTGALANLVLVLGWGWSMRVKRRQAAQLEQAVQLLDEARGQLAEEAATVERARIAREFHDIVSHNLSVVALRAGVARSLVDEDREHARETLRELERVSRSSLEQMRQLLGALRTGTDQDEVDGPASGEPERAERRPSPGLARLDELIDSVRGTGVAWRLERCGQARDLGPGIEMTAYRIVQEAVTNVLKHAGSGYARVLVKYQRDQLAIEVSNHATEPLVVGDGALSGSRADGAGENVAEEHHGAAGHGLIGLRERVSLLGGTLTAHPVPNGFHLSAVLPCPETSGPR, translated from the coding sequence ATGGGGTTGTTGCGCGGTGGGACCGTCGGTGCGTCCGGAACGGCGCCGGGAGCTCGCGGAAAGCCCTCGCGGCGCGGTGCCTCGCTCGACGTGGGGCTCGTGCTGGTGCTGGCGGGCTGCCACGTGCTCGTGATGCTGCTCTCGCCCCACCCGAGCGAGCCGTTCTGGTGGTGGTCGGTGCTGCTCAGCATGCCCGCGTTCGGGTCCCTGCTGCTGCGGCGTCACCTGCCCTGGGTGAGCCTGAGCGTGCTCCTGGCAGTGATCATCCTGTTGACCTGGCTCGACGAGCCGGTCGGGTCGTTGAACCTGGCCGTGCTGGCCAGCGTCTACTCGGTCTGCGTCCGCGGTGGACTCCCGGCCACGCTGGGTGCGGGGACGGCGGCCATGGCCTGGCCGGTGAGCAAGCTGCCGCTGATGTCGGGGGGCGCGGGAACGGTGATGCTCACCGGAGCACTGGCCAACCTGGTCCTGGTGCTGGGGTGGGGCTGGTCGATGCGGGTCAAGCGGAGGCAGGCCGCTCAGCTGGAGCAGGCCGTGCAGCTGCTCGACGAGGCGCGGGGCCAGCTCGCCGAGGAGGCGGCGACCGTCGAACGGGCCCGGATCGCCAGGGAGTTCCACGACATCGTCTCGCACAACCTTTCCGTGGTCGCCCTGCGGGCGGGGGTGGCGCGTTCGCTCGTGGACGAGGATCGCGAACACGCGCGGGAGACCCTGCGGGAGCTGGAGCGGGTCTCGCGTTCCTCGTTGGAGCAGATGCGTCAGCTGCTGGGCGCGCTGCGCACCGGTACTGATCAAGACGAAGTGGACGGTCCTGCTTCCGGGGAACCGGAGCGGGCCGAGCGACGACCCTCCCCCGGACTGGCCCGGTTGGACGAACTGATCGACTCGGTGCGCGGAACGGGGGTCGCCTGGCGCCTGGAACGTTGCGGCCAAGCGCGGGACCTGGGGCCGGGAATCGAGATGACGGCTTACCGGATCGTCCAGGAAGCGGTGACCAACGTGCTCAAGCACGCCGGGTCCGGTTACGCGCGGGTGCTGGTGAAGTACCAGCGGGACCAGCTGGCGATCGAGGTGAGCAACCACGCCACCGAGCCGCTCGTCGTCGGCGACGGGGCTCTCTCGGGGAGCCGTGCGGACGGTGCGGGCGAGAACGTCGCGGAGGAGCACCACGGTGCGGCCGGGCACGGTCTGATCGGTCTCCGCGAGCGCGTGTCGTTGCTCGGAGGGACGCTTACCGCACACCCTGTTCCGAACGGGTTTCATTTGTCGGCCGTGCTACCTTGCCCCGAAACTTCGGGCCCGAGGTGA
- a CDS encoding response regulator has product MTESSTDVLVADDQAMIRGGLVALLSAEPDLRVLAEADDGQAAVAAVRRRRPDVVLMDVRMPGLDGIAAAREIIDSTGGSTAVIMLTVYDLDEYVYSALRAGASGFLLKDAPPEELVRAVRTVAAGEALLAPSVTRRLLHRFASLEVREASSELAALTGRERDVLLEVARGGSNADVAANLGLAELTVKSHVYHVMRKLGLSSRTQLVITAYETGLVCPGRDGVAGESSDGAGAVVRTPRGKSA; this is encoded by the coding sequence ATGACGGAGTCGAGCACGGACGTGCTGGTCGCCGATGACCAGGCGATGATTCGTGGCGGTCTGGTGGCCCTGCTGTCAGCCGAGCCGGACCTGCGCGTGCTGGCCGAGGCCGACGACGGTCAGGCCGCGGTGGCGGCCGTGCGGCGGCGCAGACCCGATGTCGTCCTCATGGACGTGCGGATGCCCGGGCTGGACGGCATCGCCGCCGCTCGCGAGATCATCGACAGCACCGGCGGCAGCACGGCCGTCATCATGCTGACCGTCTACGACCTCGACGAATACGTTTACTCGGCGCTGCGCGCCGGAGCGAGCGGCTTCCTGCTCAAGGACGCGCCCCCGGAGGAACTCGTCCGAGCGGTGCGCACCGTCGCGGCGGGGGAGGCCCTGCTGGCCCCCAGCGTGACGCGCCGCCTGCTGCACAGGTTCGCCTCCCTCGAGGTGCGCGAGGCCTCCAGCGAGCTGGCCGCGCTCACCGGCCGTGAGCGGGACGTGCTGCTCGAGGTCGCCCGAGGCGGTTCCAACGCCGACGTCGCCGCCAACCTGGGGTTGGCCGAGCTGACGGTGAAGTCGCACGTCTACCACGTGATGCGGAAGCTCGGTCTCAGCTCCCGCACCCAGCTGGTGATCACCGCGTACGAGACCGGGCTGGTCTGCCCCGGCAGGGACGGCGTCGCGGGCGAATCGTCCGATGGGGCGGGAGCGGTCGTGCGCACTCCCAGGGGCAAGAGCGCCTGA
- a CDS encoding Gfo/Idh/MocA family oxidoreductase, whose product MDSPGQLRVGLLGYGLAGAAFHAPLIEAEPRTRLEAVVTGSAQRAEQVRREHPDARVHARAEQLFERAAELDLVVVATPNSSHAELARRAIEAGLPVVVDKPLTPSLEQARELIVLARERGVLLTVFQNRRWDSDMLTLGGVLEAGELGEVHRFESRFERWVPTPKDSWRDSGGPEDAAGVLYDLGSHLIDQATQLFGGVESVYAEMRTLRSGVEADDDTFVALEHSNGVLSHLWTGKLAAQCGPRFRVLGDRGAFTKYGTDPQEAALRSGGLPGDPGWGVEPAKTRAVVGVGSETRSLPGEPGRYQDFYAGVASALESGSAAPVAVEDAARGLAIIEAARRSARNRSVEKPVDHGVSAAES is encoded by the coding sequence ATGGATTCCCCGGGGCAGTTGCGTGTTGGCCTGCTGGGCTACGGCTTGGCCGGTGCGGCGTTCCACGCGCCGTTGATCGAGGCGGAACCGCGTACGCGGCTGGAAGCGGTGGTGACCGGCAGCGCGCAGCGCGCCGAGCAGGTGAGGCGGGAGCACCCGGACGCGCGGGTGCACGCGCGGGCCGAGCAGCTCTTCGAGCGCGCCGCGGAGTTGGATCTGGTGGTCGTGGCCACTCCGAACAGCAGCCACGCCGAGCTGGCGCGGCGCGCGATCGAGGCGGGGTTGCCCGTGGTGGTGGACAAGCCGCTGACCCCGAGCCTCGAACAGGCTCGGGAGCTGATCGTCCTCGCCCGCGAACGCGGGGTGCTGCTCACGGTTTTCCAGAACCGGCGCTGGGACAGCGACATGCTCACCCTGGGCGGGGTCCTCGAAGCGGGCGAGCTCGGCGAGGTGCACCGCTTCGAGTCCCGGTTCGAGCGCTGGGTCCCCACGCCCAAGGACTCCTGGAGGGACAGCGGTGGTCCCGAGGACGCGGCCGGGGTGCTCTACGACCTCGGCAGCCATCTCATCGACCAGGCGACCCAGCTGTTCGGCGGGGTGGAGTCGGTGTACGCGGAGATGAGGACGCTGCGCTCCGGTGTGGAGGCCGACGACGACACCTTCGTGGCGCTCGAGCACTCCAACGGTGTGCTCAGCCATCTCTGGACGGGCAAGCTGGCCGCCCAGTGCGGTCCCCGCTTCCGCGTGCTCGGCGACCGGGGCGCGTTCACCAAGTACGGAACGGATCCGCAGGAAGCGGCGCTGCGCTCCGGAGGGTTGCCGGGCGACCCCGGTTGGGGGGTCGAGCCCGCGAAGACCCGGGCCGTGGTCGGGGTGGGCTCCGAAACGCGTTCCCTGCCGGGCGAACCGGGGCGTTATCAGGACTTCTACGCCGGGGTCGCCTCCGCGCTGGAGAGCGGGAGCGCGGCTCCCGTGGCCGTCGAGGACGCCGCGCGCGGGCTGGCGATCATCGAGGCGGCTCGGCGTTCGGCTCGGAACCGCTCGGTCGAGAAACCGGTGGATCACGGCGTTTCCGCCGCTGAGTCCTGA
- a CDS encoding cupin domain-containing protein — translation MTTTTLFHLLPLREYRAESTSPITADSLEHEGFVHCSPDPETTLAVANGMYRSAREQLVLLELDAAELSSPVRWEAPTPHPPEGVDPQTPFPHVYGPLDRAAVLGVRYARRDVHGEFVAFETRPATARHLDLLPHPEGGWYRRTWTCAERALLTDRGERPSATSIYYLLAPGEHSRWHSVRSDELWMWHSGSPLVLSTAGREARPADSRAEAVTLGPDLHAGHSPQFLIPAGTWQCAEPASSAEETLVSCVVSPGFDFADFEVSP, via the coding sequence GTGACCACAACGACGCTGTTTCACCTGCTGCCGTTGCGGGAGTACCGCGCGGAGAGCACGAGCCCGATCACGGCCGACTCGCTGGAGCACGAGGGGTTCGTGCACTGCTCCCCTGACCCGGAGACCACACTGGCCGTGGCCAACGGGATGTACCGCTCCGCCCGGGAGCAGCTGGTGCTGCTCGAGCTGGACGCCGCCGAGCTGTCCAGTCCCGTCCGCTGGGAAGCCCCCACGCCGCACCCGCCGGAAGGGGTGGATCCGCAGACCCCGTTCCCGCACGTCTACGGCCCGTTGGACCGCGCCGCCGTTCTCGGTGTCCGCTACGCGCGCCGCGACGTGCACGGCGAGTTCGTGGCTTTCGAGACCCGCCCGGCGACCGCGCGGCACCTCGACCTGCTCCCGCACCCCGAGGGCGGCTGGTACCGCCGCACCTGGACCTGCGCCGAGCGGGCGCTGCTCACCGACCGCGGCGAACGCCCGAGTGCCACCTCGATCTACTACCTGCTCGCTCCCGGTGAGCACTCACGCTGGCACTCGGTGCGCTCGGACGAGCTGTGGATGTGGCACAGCGGGAGCCCGCTGGTGCTGTCCACGGCCGGGCGGGAGGCGCGACCGGCCGACTCGCGGGCGGAGGCGGTCACGCTGGGCCCGGACCTCCACGCGGGGCACAGTCCCCAGTTCCTGATTCCCGCCGGGACCTGGCAGTGCGCCGAGCCCGCGAGCTCAGCGGAGGAGACCCTGGTCAGCTGTGTCGTCTCCCCCGGATTCGACTTCGCCGACTTCGAAGTGTCCCCCTGA